The Stigmatella aurantiaca genome segment GCGGTGCTGCTCGTCACCGTGGGTGAGGTGCACCACGTCGCCGTGGCGTTTCTGGGTCAGGCCCAGGGCGAGCTGCAAGCGGATGAGCAGGTCCAGGTCCTCCCATCCCCAGCCTGACAGCTCCGCGTTCATCCCGTTGATTTCCTCGAAGTGCTTGCGCCGCATCATCACCAGCCCCGGCCCGTTGCGGCTGCCGTCGCGCAGGTTCATGCGGCGGGTCTCCACCTGCGCGATGCGGCCCTTCTGGTCCACGAAGCGCATGAGGTAGGCCAGCTCGCGCAGGCGCGAGCGGCGCTTGGAGGGCGGGTGCGATTCGAAGACGCGGTCCACGGTGACGAAGTGCCGCTTGCCCAGCAGCGCCAGGGACTCCGCCAGGAAGTCCCTCCGCAGCACCACATCCGTGTCGAGAAAGAGCAGGTGCCCGGCCCGGGCCGTGGAGGCGCCCAGGTTGAGCGCCAGGGACTTATTAAAGGAGGTGCCCCGCATCTCCAGGCCGCGCAGCCCCGGGAAGCGGTGGGCCCGGAGCACCCGGCGGAACATCCGGATGTCCCCGCCGCAGTTCACCACCAGCACCTCGAAGGGGTGGGCGG includes the following:
- a CDS encoding glycosyltransferase family 2 protein, whose translation is MEAKQPHLSIIIPWSGRPELDATLGRNRRFFAAHPFEVLVVNCGGDIRMFRRVLRAHRFPGLRGLEMRGTSFNKSLALNLGASTARAGHLLFLDTDVVLRRDFLAESLALLGKRHFVTVDRVFESHPPSKRRSRLRELAYLMRFVDQKGRIAQVETRRMNLRDGSRNGPGLVMMRRKHFEEINGMNAELSGWGWEDLDLLIRLQLALGLTQKRHGDVVHLTHGDEQHRLGGMHRKASELINLSTCLENYRTGYYWGTCEGDFQKWQGRYTGFDPSSVEGKHTGKP